A window from Macaca thibetana thibetana isolate TM-01 chromosome 7, ASM2454274v1, whole genome shotgun sequence encodes these proteins:
- the MBIP gene encoding MAP3K12-binding inhibitory protein 1 isoform X5: MAAATELSRPNSGDRSLERRCSPSLSREVLYEIFRSLQTLVGQLNLRDDVVKITIDWNNLQSLSAFQPALLFSALEQHILYLQPFLAKLQSPIKEENTTAVEEIGKTEMGNKNEANDKFSIGDLQEEEKHKESDLGDVKKTQIHFDPEVVQIKAGKAEIDRRISAFIERKQAEINENNVREFCNVIDCNQENSCARTDAIFTPYPGFKSHVKVSRVVNTYGPQTRPEGIPGSGHKPNSMLRDCGNQAVEERLQNIEAHLRLQTELFWKKKKSSTTSTELFTG; this comes from the exons ATGGCTGCTGCTACGGAGCTTAGTCGCCCGAACAGCGGTGACAGGAGCCTGGAGCGAAGATGCAGCCCCAGCCTCTCCCGAGAGGTGCTCTACGAAATCTTTCGCTCCCTACAAACCCTGGTTGGACAG CTTAACCTCAGAGATGATGTGGTGAAAATTACAATCGATTGGAACAACCTCCAGAGCCTCTCGGCATTCCAGCCAGCATTGCTCTTTAGTGCACTTGAacaacacattttatatttacag CCTTTTTTAGCAAAACTTCAGTCTCCAATTAAAGAGGAGAATACAACTGCTGTTGAAGAGATAGGAAAAACAGAAATGGGGAacaaaaatgaagcaaatgaCAAATTTTCCATTGGTGACctacaagaggaagaaaaacacaaagaaagtgaTTTAGGAGATGTGAAAAAGACACAGATCCATTTTGATCCAGAAGTAGTTCAGATAAAGGCTGGAAAAGCAGAA ATTGACAGACGAATATCTGCATTTATTGAAAGAAAGCAAGctgaaatcaatgaaaacaacGTCAGGGAATTTTGCAATGTTATTGATTGTAATCAAG AAAATAGTTGTGCAAGAACTGATGCGATTTTTACTCCTTACCCTGGATTTAAAAGTCACGTAAAAG TTTCTAGAGTTGTGAATACATACGGACCACAGACTAGACCTGAAGGAATTCCAGGGTCAGGTCATAAACCTAACAGCATGCTTCGAGATTGTGGTAATCAGGCTGTAGAAGAACGACTACAAAATATTGAGGCCCACTTGCGGTTACAGACAG agcttttctggaaaaagaagaaaagttcaaCCACCTCAA CAGAACTATTCACTGGCTGA
- the MBIP gene encoding MAP3K12-binding inhibitory protein 1 isoform X6, which produces MAAATELSRPNSGDRSLERRCSPSLSREVLYEIFRSLQTLVGQLNLRDDVVKITIDWNNLQSLSAFQPALLFSALEQHILYLQPFLAKLQSPIKEENTTAVEEIGKTEMGNKNEANDKFSIGDLQEEEKHKESDLGDVKKTQIHFDPEVVQIKAGKAEIDRRISAFIERKQAEINENNVREFCNVIDCNQENSCARTDAIFTPYPGFKSHVKVSRVVNTYGPQTRPEGIPGSGHKPNSMLRDCGNQAVEERLQNIEAHLRLQTELFWKKKKSSTTSKLFTG; this is translated from the exons ATGGCTGCTGCTACGGAGCTTAGTCGCCCGAACAGCGGTGACAGGAGCCTGGAGCGAAGATGCAGCCCCAGCCTCTCCCGAGAGGTGCTCTACGAAATCTTTCGCTCCCTACAAACCCTGGTTGGACAG CTTAACCTCAGAGATGATGTGGTGAAAATTACAATCGATTGGAACAACCTCCAGAGCCTCTCGGCATTCCAGCCAGCATTGCTCTTTAGTGCACTTGAacaacacattttatatttacag CCTTTTTTAGCAAAACTTCAGTCTCCAATTAAAGAGGAGAATACAACTGCTGTTGAAGAGATAGGAAAAACAGAAATGGGGAacaaaaatgaagcaaatgaCAAATTTTCCATTGGTGACctacaagaggaagaaaaacacaaagaaagtgaTTTAGGAGATGTGAAAAAGACACAGATCCATTTTGATCCAGAAGTAGTTCAGATAAAGGCTGGAAAAGCAGAA ATTGACAGACGAATATCTGCATTTATTGAAAGAAAGCAAGctgaaatcaatgaaaacaacGTCAGGGAATTTTGCAATGTTATTGATTGTAATCAAG AAAATAGTTGTGCAAGAACTGATGCGATTTTTACTCCTTACCCTGGATTTAAAAGTCACGTAAAAG TTTCTAGAGTTGTGAATACATACGGACCACAGACTAGACCTGAAGGAATTCCAGGGTCAGGTCATAAACCTAACAGCATGCTTCGAGATTGTGGTAATCAGGCTGTAGAAGAACGACTACAAAATATTGAGGCCCACTTGCGGTTACAGACAG agcttttctggaaaaagaagaaaagttcaaCCACCTCAA AACTATTCACTGGCTGA
- the MBIP gene encoding MAP3K12-binding inhibitory protein 1 isoform X2, with protein sequence MAAATELSRPNSGDRSLERRCSPSLSREVLYEIFRSLQTLVGQLNLRDDVVKITIDWNNLQSLSAFQPALLFSALEQHILYLQPFLAKLQSPIKEENTTAVEEIGKTEMGNKNEANDKFSIGDLQEEEKHKESDLGDVKKTQIHFDPEVVQIKAGKAEIDRRISAFIERKQAEINENNVREFCNVIDCNQENSCARTDAIFTPYPGFKSHVKVSRVVNTYGPQTRPEGIPGSGHKPNSMLRDCGNQAVEERLQNIEAHLRLQTGGPVPRDIYQRIKKLEDKILELEGISPEYFQSVSFSGKRRKVQPPQNYSLAELDEKISALKQALLRKSREAESMATHHLP encoded by the exons ATGGCTGCTGCTACGGAGCTTAGTCGCCCGAACAGCGGTGACAGGAGCCTGGAGCGAAGATGCAGCCCCAGCCTCTCCCGAGAGGTGCTCTACGAAATCTTTCGCTCCCTACAAACCCTGGTTGGACAG CTTAACCTCAGAGATGATGTGGTGAAAATTACAATCGATTGGAACAACCTCCAGAGCCTCTCGGCATTCCAGCCAGCATTGCTCTTTAGTGCACTTGAacaacacattttatatttacag CCTTTTTTAGCAAAACTTCAGTCTCCAATTAAAGAGGAGAATACAACTGCTGTTGAAGAGATAGGAAAAACAGAAATGGGGAacaaaaatgaagcaaatgaCAAATTTTCCATTGGTGACctacaagaggaagaaaaacacaaagaaagtgaTTTAGGAGATGTGAAAAAGACACAGATCCATTTTGATCCAGAAGTAGTTCAGATAAAGGCTGGAAAAGCAGAA ATTGACAGACGAATATCTGCATTTATTGAAAGAAAGCAAGctgaaatcaatgaaaacaacGTCAGGGAATTTTGCAATGTTATTGATTGTAATCAAG AAAATAGTTGTGCAAGAACTGATGCGATTTTTACTCCTTACCCTGGATTTAAAAGTCACGTAAAAG TTTCTAGAGTTGTGAATACATACGGACCACAGACTAGACCTGAAGGAATTCCAGGGTCAGGTCATAAACCTAACAGCATGCTTCGAGATTGTGGTAATCAGGCTGTAGAAGAACGACTACAAAATATTGAGGCCCACTTGCGGTTACAGACAG gTGGTCCAGTGCCAAGAGACATTTATCAGAGAATTAAAAAGCTTGAGGATAAAATCCTTGAATTGGAAGGCATCTCTCCTGAATATTTTCAGTCTGTA agcttttctggaaaaagaagaaaagttcaaCCACCTCAA AACTATTCACTGGCTGAACTTGATGAGAAAATTAGTGCCCTCAAACAAGCCCTCCTCAGAAAATCAAGAGAAGCAGAATCCATGGCAACCCACCACCTTCCATGA
- the MBIP gene encoding MAP3K12-binding inhibitory protein 1 isoform X3 has translation MAAATELSRPNSGDRSLERRCSPSLSREVLYEIFRSLQTLVGQLNLRDDVVKITIDWNNLQSLSAFQPALLFSALEQHILYLQPFLAKLQSPIKEENTTAVEEIGKTEMGNKNEANDKFSIGDLQEEEKHKESDLGDVKKTQIHFDPEVVQIKAGKAEIDRRISAFIERKQAEINENNVREFCNVIDCNQENSCARTDAIFTPYPGFKSHVKVSRVVNTYGPQTRPEGIPGSGHKPNSMLRDCGNQAVEERLQNIEAHLRLQTGGPVPRDIYQRIKKLEDKILELEGISPEYFQSVSFSGKRRKVQPPQVIPWYNLRLKKRAV, from the exons ATGGCTGCTGCTACGGAGCTTAGTCGCCCGAACAGCGGTGACAGGAGCCTGGAGCGAAGATGCAGCCCCAGCCTCTCCCGAGAGGTGCTCTACGAAATCTTTCGCTCCCTACAAACCCTGGTTGGACAG CTTAACCTCAGAGATGATGTGGTGAAAATTACAATCGATTGGAACAACCTCCAGAGCCTCTCGGCATTCCAGCCAGCATTGCTCTTTAGTGCACTTGAacaacacattttatatttacag CCTTTTTTAGCAAAACTTCAGTCTCCAATTAAAGAGGAGAATACAACTGCTGTTGAAGAGATAGGAAAAACAGAAATGGGGAacaaaaatgaagcaaatgaCAAATTTTCCATTGGTGACctacaagaggaagaaaaacacaaagaaagtgaTTTAGGAGATGTGAAAAAGACACAGATCCATTTTGATCCAGAAGTAGTTCAGATAAAGGCTGGAAAAGCAGAA ATTGACAGACGAATATCTGCATTTATTGAAAGAAAGCAAGctgaaatcaatgaaaacaacGTCAGGGAATTTTGCAATGTTATTGATTGTAATCAAG AAAATAGTTGTGCAAGAACTGATGCGATTTTTACTCCTTACCCTGGATTTAAAAGTCACGTAAAAG TTTCTAGAGTTGTGAATACATACGGACCACAGACTAGACCTGAAGGAATTCCAGGGTCAGGTCATAAACCTAACAGCATGCTTCGAGATTGTGGTAATCAGGCTGTAGAAGAACGACTACAAAATATTGAGGCCCACTTGCGGTTACAGACAG gTGGTCCAGTGCCAAGAGACATTTATCAGAGAATTAAAAAGCTTGAGGATAAAATCCTTGAATTGGAAGGCATCTCTCCTGAATATTTTCAGTCTGTA agcttttctggaaaaagaagaaaagttcaaCCACCTCAA GTCATACCCTGGTACAATTTACGACTGAAGAAAAGGGCAGTATAA
- the MBIP gene encoding MAP3K12-binding inhibitory protein 1 isoform X4 produces the protein MAAATELSRPNSGDRSLERRCSPSLSREVLYEIFRSLQTLVGQLNLRDDVVKITIDWNNLQSLSAFQPALLFSALEQHILYLQPFLAKLQSPIKEENTTAVEEIGKTEMGNKNEANDKFSIGDLQEEEKHKESDLGDVKKTQIHFDPEVVQIKAGKAEIDRRISAFIERKQAEINENNVREFCNVIDCNQENSCARTDAIFTPYPGFKSHVKVSRVVNTYGPQTRPEGIPGSGHKPNSMLRDCGNQAVEERLQNIEAHLRLQTELFWKKKKSSTTSSHTLVQFTTEEKGSIN, from the exons ATGGCTGCTGCTACGGAGCTTAGTCGCCCGAACAGCGGTGACAGGAGCCTGGAGCGAAGATGCAGCCCCAGCCTCTCCCGAGAGGTGCTCTACGAAATCTTTCGCTCCCTACAAACCCTGGTTGGACAG CTTAACCTCAGAGATGATGTGGTGAAAATTACAATCGATTGGAACAACCTCCAGAGCCTCTCGGCATTCCAGCCAGCATTGCTCTTTAGTGCACTTGAacaacacattttatatttacag CCTTTTTTAGCAAAACTTCAGTCTCCAATTAAAGAGGAGAATACAACTGCTGTTGAAGAGATAGGAAAAACAGAAATGGGGAacaaaaatgaagcaaatgaCAAATTTTCCATTGGTGACctacaagaggaagaaaaacacaaagaaagtgaTTTAGGAGATGTGAAAAAGACACAGATCCATTTTGATCCAGAAGTAGTTCAGATAAAGGCTGGAAAAGCAGAA ATTGACAGACGAATATCTGCATTTATTGAAAGAAAGCAAGctgaaatcaatgaaaacaacGTCAGGGAATTTTGCAATGTTATTGATTGTAATCAAG AAAATAGTTGTGCAAGAACTGATGCGATTTTTACTCCTTACCCTGGATTTAAAAGTCACGTAAAAG TTTCTAGAGTTGTGAATACATACGGACCACAGACTAGACCTGAAGGAATTCCAGGGTCAGGTCATAAACCTAACAGCATGCTTCGAGATTGTGGTAATCAGGCTGTAGAAGAACGACTACAAAATATTGAGGCCCACTTGCGGTTACAGACAG agcttttctggaaaaagaagaaaagttcaaCCACCTCAA GTCATACCCTGGTACAATTTACGACTGAAGAAAAGGGCAGTATAAACTAA
- the MBIP gene encoding MAP3K12-binding inhibitory protein 1 isoform X1, whose amino-acid sequence MAAATELSRPNSGDRSLERRCSPSLSREVLYEIFRSLQTLVGQLNLRDDVVKITIDWNNLQSLSAFQPALLFSALEQHILYLQPFLAKLQSPIKEENTTAVEEIGKTEMGNKNEANDKFSIGDLQEEEKHKESDLGDVKKTQIHFDPEVVQIKAGKAEIDRRISAFIERKQAEINENNVREFCNVIDCNQENSCARTDAIFTPYPGFKSHVKVSRVVNTYGPQTRPEGIPGSGHKPNSMLRDCGNQAVEERLQNIEAHLRLQTGGPVPRDIYQRIKKLEDKILELEGISPEYFQSVSFSGKRRKVQPPQQNYSLAELDEKISALKQALLRKSREAESMATHHLP is encoded by the exons ATGGCTGCTGCTACGGAGCTTAGTCGCCCGAACAGCGGTGACAGGAGCCTGGAGCGAAGATGCAGCCCCAGCCTCTCCCGAGAGGTGCTCTACGAAATCTTTCGCTCCCTACAAACCCTGGTTGGACAG CTTAACCTCAGAGATGATGTGGTGAAAATTACAATCGATTGGAACAACCTCCAGAGCCTCTCGGCATTCCAGCCAGCATTGCTCTTTAGTGCACTTGAacaacacattttatatttacag CCTTTTTTAGCAAAACTTCAGTCTCCAATTAAAGAGGAGAATACAACTGCTGTTGAAGAGATAGGAAAAACAGAAATGGGGAacaaaaatgaagcaaatgaCAAATTTTCCATTGGTGACctacaagaggaagaaaaacacaaagaaagtgaTTTAGGAGATGTGAAAAAGACACAGATCCATTTTGATCCAGAAGTAGTTCAGATAAAGGCTGGAAAAGCAGAA ATTGACAGACGAATATCTGCATTTATTGAAAGAAAGCAAGctgaaatcaatgaaaacaacGTCAGGGAATTTTGCAATGTTATTGATTGTAATCAAG AAAATAGTTGTGCAAGAACTGATGCGATTTTTACTCCTTACCCTGGATTTAAAAGTCACGTAAAAG TTTCTAGAGTTGTGAATACATACGGACCACAGACTAGACCTGAAGGAATTCCAGGGTCAGGTCATAAACCTAACAGCATGCTTCGAGATTGTGGTAATCAGGCTGTAGAAGAACGACTACAAAATATTGAGGCCCACTTGCGGTTACAGACAG gTGGTCCAGTGCCAAGAGACATTTATCAGAGAATTAAAAAGCTTGAGGATAAAATCCTTGAATTGGAAGGCATCTCTCCTGAATATTTTCAGTCTGTA agcttttctggaaaaagaagaaaagttcaaCCACCTCAA CAGAACTATTCACTGGCTGAACTTGATGAGAAAATTAGTGCCCTCAAACAAGCCCTCCTCAGAAAATCAAGAGAAGCAGAATCCATGGCAACCCACCACCTTCCATGA